CGCAAGTCGCTTCGACAATTTTGCCTTGCTTGAAGACGAGACGGATATTGCTAAACTGCTTGCCTTCGTAAAGTGTCGGCGTGTTGTAATGGATGACGCCTTCGATACTCCCCTGCACCGGCGCCGTATAGACTTCGCCATCGGGAATGTTCATGTTGCCGCAGCACGGCACCGCCGGAATGTCCTTGATACTGAATGTGATGTCCGTGTCCTGCGCCACGAGACGCACCTTGTCCGTCTTGTTCATAAGGTCGACCAAAGCCTGGGCGGCGCGCTGCATCTTCGGGTAATCGGCAAGGCAAGCCTTGAAGTAGAAGTCTTCGAATGCATCCGTGCTCATCTTTGCGCCCTGTGCCATGGACGGGTTCGGCCAGCGGAGCACGCACCAGCGCGTGTTGTTCACGCGGTAGTTGAGCACATCCTGCGTGATGGTCCTGTAGGCAAGCATCTTCTTGTCATCGATGTCGCAGTTTTCCATCGCGTTGTTCATTGCGCGGATAGAAAGGTAAGCTTGCATCTGCTTCATCTCGTTCATCGCAAGGTCCGCAGAGAGCTTCATCTGTTCTTCGGAGGCGCTACGGATAACTTCGCGGCGCACACGGCTATTGTAATTGTGGACAAATGCGTTACCGCCAACTTTGGCAACAGCCTTGATGAGCTCAGTCGAGAGCTCGTCCGGCGTATCGGTCGTTTCGATTAAAATGTTTTCGCCCGCCTTGAGTGCAATGGCGTTATTTATCAAATTTTCTGCAAGTTGCGTAATGCGAGGATCTTTCATTCTTTACCCCATAAATTAAAATCACCGAAAGTCGGCGACAAAAATCGCCGACTTAAATTTAAAAATCTATTTGTCTTTATTCTACTCCAATTTCCATTCCATTACTCCGTAAAGGTAAACGGAATCGTCACTGTCGTATTTCCAGATTTGATCTTGCTGAATTTCCATCCACTCACAGACTTCTTGACTTCGCTATCGAATTCGGCATATCCCGTCGTAGAACCCACCACAGCGATGCTGATGATTTCGCCTCCCGGCGCAATAGTGAACTTCATTGTCACCTTGCCTTGGAATCCAGGTTTCTTCTTCAAGTATTTGTTGTAAATGTGGCGAAGTCCCGGTGTACGCTGCTTAACGACCTTCATGATTTCAGAAGCCGAACGTGATGCACTCGGAGATCCCATATCGATTTCATTCATCTTCGGTTCCTTCATAGTACCCATAGCCTGTGTCGAGATGGCTCCTGCAGAACCGCCGAGCAAGCCGTCAAGCATGTCGCCAATTCCACCAGAACC
This is a stretch of genomic DNA from Fibrobacter sp. UWB13. It encodes these proteins:
- a CDS encoding aminopeptidase, translating into MKDPRITQLAENLINNAIALKAGENILIETTDTPDELSTELIKAVAKVGGNAFVHNYNSRVRREVIRSASEEQMKLSADLAMNEMKQMQAYLSIRAMNNAMENCDIDDKKMLAYRTITQDVLNYRVNNTRWCVLRWPNPSMAQGAKMSTDAFEDFYFKACLADYPKMQRAAQALVDLMNKTDKVRLVAQDTDITFSIKDIPAVPCCGNMNIPDGEVYTAPVQGSIEGVIHYNTPTLYEGKQFSNIRLVFKQGKIVEATCETGDNKSLNAIFDTDEGARYVGEFAIGFNPFVLSPMCDILFDEKIAGSIHFTPGMCYEDAPNGNKSAIHWDLVLIMRPEYGGGEIWFDDKLIRKDGLFVVDELKCLNPENLV